A segment of the Stigmatopora nigra isolate UIUO_SnigA chromosome 15, RoL_Snig_1.1, whole genome shotgun sequence genome:
GCTGCGGTGCAGGTGCTTGCAGTTCATATATCAATAAAACAGGCCATCGAAAATGACGCTAAATGTGGACTAGGTGCGGTCGAACCGTGGGTAAAACGTGGGTTTATTGACTGCTTGCGTGCTTAACTCCGTTGATTTATCTTTCTGAACATTAATCCTCCGATTACGGCCGAGGTTGCCAGATGGGAAAGACGGGGTCCAGCCCAATCAcgctcattttaatttaaaaaaggaagaaaaacaggCCAAAATACAATTTTCGATATTATGACCAGAAAAATAGATACATCAACAGTGGGAGAGTCTATCTAGACATTTGTGTTTCTCATCTATAAACATGATGAGGGGGGGGGAAGTACTTCTAAGAAAAAGTTCAACCTATTATTGGATTTCTAATCAGATTTATTGCAATTCAATAATACAATACTATATTTATCCATtatgaaatgtcaaaatacatgcCTTTCTATAAATTACTGTGGAAGTACAATTTTGACAAGATCAATTAGAGATCCATTTTGAGGAAATTGTTTCTATTGGTGTCTAAAGCAAAGGAAAATGGTCCTCTCACCAAGaattaatgcaaaataaaaatgatacattGCAAAACAACTGCCAACGTATATTCATTacgtatcatttaaaaaattatatattttcccAATTGGACTGTGCATTATAAAGGATATGCAGTTCACAAATCTAGCCGTTGTGAGGCaataaaacacccaaaataatTCCAGCAAAGAAGATGCTTGCAAGAAAGCAATGCAGTATAACTTGAAGTTGCAGAAATAGACTTGGGTTACATagataaaacacttttttttttgcttttagtcacttgtttttattgtgattttCTTAGATGTGTGCAGAGTGATTGAATTGTTGGACCGACTGCAGCGCAGAGGTGAATTGCCTCCTCCCAAGTTGCAAGCCTTGCAGCGAGTGTTGCAGAGCAAGTTCTGTGCCGCCATCAGAGAGGTATGATTAAAATCACATTCAACATTTCAACATCCCATGCTAtcataatatttattttggtcTAAAGTAATCACATTCAGTACCTTAACTTGCCAATAAACCATTGGAAAGCCCAACTCATCCACTTTTTAGCAATAATGATAAGTGTggcatgttttttaaattttaatatatttgactTTATTCCAAGTATTATATCTTGAATTTAGACTCTATCAGTGAAATCGTCGTAACTCAAGGACGGCACAACTATTCAATTGTCTCTTCTTTCTGTAAGGTGTACGAGCAACTGTATGACACGTTAGACATTGTTGGAGGTCCAGAAGTGCGGGCGCAAGCCACAGCAAaggtattaatattatttcaaatattgggatgaaaatgaatgaaacaatcTGTTTCAATTCTTattgcaaaatgaataaaaaaaaaacatcattttttttacacggaaactgtaatgtacattttttttttatgtgaaacaGGCCACTGTGGCAGCCTTTGCAGCCAGTGAGGGCCACGCCCACCCACGGGTGGTGGAGCTGCCCAAGACGGATGAAGGTCTGGGCTTCAATATCATGGGGGGCAAAGAGCAGAACTCCCCCATCTACATTTCCAGAGTGATACCAGCGGGTGTGGCTGACCGTCAGGGGGGGTTGAAGAGAGGGGACCAGCTGCTGTCAGTCAATGGAGTGGTAAGCTACTTCTAAAAGTCTCTCAATTGTGAACAATGTTTAGAGTGcacaaatatgaacaaaaaactCTATTGGAATAGACTAGGATAGGATAGCCATTTATTATCATTGCACTTATTTTACAGTGATAATATTTGATTCTGGGAACAATCTTCCAAGAGCTTCAAAAAGCAAAtcaattggtatttttttgtgttcattaacttaaaatattaaaaattaatagcagggaaaaaatgcaaagtagtgattttgcgataagtgaagtcgcgataatggagcgattactgtatttgaaatAGTATAATTTGGAAGTATTAAGTAATTTCTACTAAAATCAGGGAAAATAatgtgtattgaaaaaaaaaaaaaacagggaaatgCATGTACGAAATCTGTCAGCAAGCCAACTTAATGTCGCGTTACTACAAAGAAAGTCTTTGGTATGATTGCAATGTTTTGTCATGTCCATGCAGACGGTGGAAGGGGAACACCACGAGAAGGCCGTGGAGCTGTTAAAGGCCGCCCAGGGCTCCGTCAAACTGGTGGTGCGCTACACCCCAAAGGTcttggaggaaatggaggctCGCTTTGAGAAGATGAGGACTGCCCGGAGACGACAACAGCATACCAGCTACACGTTAGTCACAATCAATCCATTATCTCGAATTGTCCATGTACGGGGTGTTCtaaaatgtttgaccccatttcGTAGACCAATCATCAGGCTGTAAATTTACCAAGGGAATTTAGCTCAGTAGTTAGAGTGTCACCCTTGCAGCTCTGGatttctgggttcgaatcctggcCTGGCTGTACACTCTTATATTATGAAGGGCAATTATCCCAAGTATTAGAGTGCTCACTTAACCTGTGAGAAGCAGTCAGATCGACAATATACATGAGTTCTGTTGTGAGCCTGTGGCCTGGTGGTTAGTGCATTGCACAAACACATGTCAAGGCCTCATGGCTCTGGTgtgtctgggttcgattcccggccacTGCTTTGTGAAATCTTGGTGTCAAGACTTGTATTCTAGTCAAGACACCTCTGATtgcaaaggaaagtgtagtcacttggtggcgcagaggttagatcactggactcccgtgtgggagacctgggttcgattcccggtcaagacactttttcacttagttgtttctgtggacttcctctcaagacactcaaatgattacaacgaaaagtgtagtccacttggtggcgcagaggttagatcactggactcccgtgtgggagacctgggttcgattcccgctgtcgccctttggTTGATCACCAAACCATGTAggtgagtaaatggaataagaaaaaaaaaaaagaaaaaaactttttaatttatattaaacacttagtcatactttttagtaaaaggttatattccgaactgccttcggcagttcggaagacagttgaaggacctgtctgtgcgaaaggcgttctcgggtcggccttcggccgaccctcgaccgcttgcttggtcagtgaaccgccgacaccgggaagcgaactcacgttctctcggtgcaaaggcgagtgtgcaacccactacaccaactcgtggcccacttatacatgggtgttgaaacgttttatccaaggaattggggtgaaacacttagtcatttttttgacaaaatgcttcatccaccactgaacacttatacacttaaacacttagacattaatacttattcttttacctgaacaattgtgggaaaatctttgcctgcactgggaattgaacccaggaccacagatgtgggagactgatgacttaaccactgggccaccaccctgtgagagaaagcagtagtacttatacctTTATCctaggaaatggggttaaacacttagtcattttttggacaaaatgcttcatccaccactgaatacttattcagttaaacacttagacattaatacttattcttttacctgaataatatttggaaaatctttgccagcactgggatttgaaccaacaaccacagatatggaagactgatgacttaaccactgggccaccaccttgtgagagaaagcagtattacttgtagttttacctcttttacttacctgaataatattggaaaaatctttgctggcactgggatttgaaccaacaaccacagatgtggaagactgatgacttaaccactgggccatcaccttgtgagagaaagaagtagtacttgtacttttacctctttcacttacctgaataatattgggaaaatctttgcaggcactgggatttgaacccaagaccataGAAGTGGGAGACTagtgacttatccactgggccaccagaGACTTGTATTGTCTtgtttcactcccagatcatacttagtactttacaGTAACTTCAAGtggggaaaagttaggtaagcagagcaaaccaggattttaacccaggtccacagaggtgggaggccaatgacttatacACTGGGCCACAAGCTCTCAAAAGTTTGCAccagtttttatttaatatgttgggttttttaaggaaaaaataagccttactatatataccatGTCGATTTTttacgggggaaaaaaagccttactatactctgacgttttttttttttggcttttcttttcaagtgaacggcatttcttaacctgaaaagatagaaatgccaaaTGTTACACACAATATCATTCTAATGAAAATTGCCAAAATGATTGTCCTACAAATTAGGGTCAAATATCTtggaacattttatattttatcttgaaaaagcTCAATTGCACAGTATTATGCACCTCACTAATTTGTTGTTTAATGAAcattgtgattatttttaagggtattcataattatattttaaaaaaacttttgttaTTCTTGAACCTATTTTTGCAGCTCTCTGGAGTCCCGAGGCTAAATCATCACTTGTGTCGTCACCCATCCTATCTGACGCCTGTGTCCTACTTGGAGACGTGACTTCATAACGACAAGTAGAAAGCCACAGTAGCCTAAATTGAAACCAAACACTGCCGTTTGGGTTTCATCCCTAACCCTTTCTTCCCCTTtcctaggaaaaaaatatatatacagcatTAGCTTGTAGCGTCAAATCCTGGTGTCAAATCTCCGGTGTTcagcaaatgtaaatgtgatgGTGGCTTAACTAGACTTTATCCTTCATATTCAGAATTTGTGGAGTATGTGGACCAAAGAAGTGTGTTGTTTTAGGAAATTAGACACTCAAGCCTTC
Coding sequences within it:
- the lin7b gene encoding protein lin-7 homolog B translates to MMSSYYHPAKEADMAAMAEPLCLERDVCRVIELLDRLQRRGELPPPKLQALQRVLQSKFCAAIREVYEQLYDTLDIVGGPEVRAQATAKATVAAFAASEGHAHPRVVELPKTDEGLGFNIMGGKEQNSPIYISRVIPAGVADRQGGLKRGDQLLSVNGVTVEGEHHEKAVELLKAAQGSVKLVVRYTPKVLEEMEARFEKMRTARRRQQHTSYTSLESRG